A portion of the uncultured Draconibacterium sp. genome contains these proteins:
- the map gene encoding type I methionyl aminopeptidase — translation MGKIIIKTAEQIEGIRQSAKLAAKTLDFAGQFVKEGVNTEFIDDKIEEFIRSHGAVPATKGYNGYPKSSCISLNNVICHGIPSQQTILKNGDILNIDITTILNGYYGDTSRMFTVGEVSQAAEDLIDVTGHCLDLGIEQVKPGNRFGNIGFVIQRYAKAQGYSVVYEFCGHGVGIDFHEEPQVDHASRRNSGPEMKAGMIFTIEPMINQGKPKAVIDKNDGWTARTVDSKLSAQFEHTILVTPTGCEVLTDIHDEYPIT, via the coding sequence ATGGGAAAAATTATAATTAAAACTGCGGAGCAGATAGAAGGCATCAGGCAAAGTGCAAAGCTGGCGGCCAAAACGCTTGATTTTGCCGGGCAGTTTGTAAAAGAGGGAGTAAACACTGAATTTATCGATGATAAAATTGAAGAATTTATTCGTTCCCATGGAGCTGTGCCAGCTACCAAAGGGTACAACGGTTATCCTAAATCGAGTTGTATTTCGTTAAACAATGTAATATGCCATGGAATACCATCGCAACAAACCATTTTGAAAAATGGAGATATTTTGAATATTGATATTACCACTATTTTAAACGGTTATTACGGCGATACTTCACGTATGTTTACTGTTGGCGAAGTTAGCCAGGCTGCTGAAGATTTAATAGATGTAACCGGGCATTGTCTTGATCTTGGAATTGAGCAGGTAAAACCGGGCAATCGTTTTGGGAATATCGGTTTTGTTATTCAACGTTACGCCAAAGCACAAGGATACAGCGTTGTTTACGAGTTTTGCGGACACGGTGTAGGTATCGATTTTCATGAGGAGCCACAGGTTGATCATGCATCACGCAGAAACTCGGGACCCGAAATGAAAGCCGGAATGATTTTTACCATTGAGCCAATGATTAACCAGGGAAAACCCAAAGCGGTAATTGATAAAAACGATGGCTGGACAGCGCGGACAGTGGACAGTAAACTATCGGCACAGTTTGAGCATACCATTTTGGTAACACCAACCGGCTGCGAAGTTCTTACTGATATTCATGATGAATATCCGATAACATAG
- a CDS encoding co-chaperone GroES family protein has product MSLIIEEKDLEKFIMVGDRVLVKPKNPSGKTKSGLYLPPSVQENEKVQSGYIVKVGPGYPIPAVSEEDETWKEKKEEVKYLPLQTHIGDLAIYLNKSGHEIEFNNEKYIILPHSAILMIIRDENLFD; this is encoded by the coding sequence ATGTCGTTAATAATAGAAGAAAAAGATCTGGAAAAATTTATAATGGTTGGCGACCGCGTTTTGGTTAAACCAAAAAATCCGTCGGGCAAAACCAAGTCGGGATTGTATTTGCCGCCATCGGTTCAGGAAAACGAAAAAGTTCAAAGCGGTTATATCGTAAAAGTAGGTCCGGGTTACCCGATTCCGGCTGTGAGCGAAGAAGACGAAACCTGGAAAGAAAAAAAAGAAGAGGTAAAATATTTGCCGCTGCAAACACACATCGGCGATCTGGCAATTTACCTAAATAAAAGTGGGCATGAAATTGAATTCAATAACGAGAAATATATTATTCTTCCGCACTCGGCTATATTAATGATAATAAGAGACGAGAATTTGTTTGACTAA
- a CDS encoding bile acid:sodium symporter family protein: MKIDKFVLAIIGVIILAWFFPGIGSPESGVPLDLIASIGISLIFFFYGLKLSPRDIKMGLRNWKLHVVVQTTTFLVFPLITLAFYPFIKTENGQTLWLAFLFLAALPSTVSSSVVMVSIAKGNIPAAIFNASISGLIGIVITPLWMGLFLTQTTIDFNLGEIYFKLLTEILLPVIIGVFLQRYWGDYARKHSRYLTLFDKSVILLIIFKSFSHSFENKVFSAVDAVDLFLMVTAVIILFYTIYFLTLKVSQLLRFNIEDQITAQFCGTKKSLVHGTVFAKILFQQSATTGIMLLPIMIFHPIQILIISFVATKLGKRK, encoded by the coding sequence ATGAAGATAGATAAATTTGTTTTAGCCATTATCGGTGTTATTATTCTTGCCTGGTTCTTCCCCGGAATTGGAAGCCCGGAAAGCGGTGTGCCGCTTGATTTAATTGCGAGTATCGGTATTTCGTTGATTTTCTTTTTCTATGGGCTGAAACTTAGTCCGCGCGATATAAAAATGGGACTCAGAAACTGGAAGCTTCACGTAGTGGTACAGACAACTACTTTTTTGGTTTTTCCATTAATTACACTTGCTTTTTATCCTTTTATAAAAACCGAAAACGGACAAACACTCTGGTTGGCATTTTTGTTTTTGGCTGCGTTGCCATCAACTGTTTCATCGTCGGTGGTAATGGTTTCAATTGCTAAAGGAAATATTCCGGCTGCTATTTTTAACGCCAGTATTTCGGGGCTCATTGGTATTGTGATAACGCCACTATGGATGGGACTGTTTTTAACACAAACTACCATTGATTTTAATCTTGGAGAAATTTATTTTAAACTACTAACCGAGATTCTTCTCCCGGTTATTATTGGTGTTTTTCTGCAGCGTTATTGGGGCGATTATGCACGTAAACACAGTCGTTACCTTACTTTGTTCGATAAATCAGTAATCCTGCTGATAATCTTCAAAAGCTTTTCGCATTCGTTCGAGAACAAGGTTTTTAGTGCCGTAGATGCAGTCGATCTTTTTCTGATGGTAACGGCGGTAATTATCCTTTTTTATACGATTTATTTTCTAACGCTTAAAGTATCGCAGTTGCTCAGGTTTAATATTGAAGACCAGATTACTGCACAGTTTTGCGGAACAAAAAAGTCGTTGGTACACGGAACCGTTTTTGCCAAAATATTATTTCAGCAATCGGCAACTACCGGAATAATGTTGCTGCCGATTATGATTTTTCACCCGATACAAATATTGATAATCAGTTTTGTGGCTACCAAATTAGGGAAGCGAAAATAG
- a CDS encoding aminotransferase class V-fold PLP-dependent enzyme, which translates to MASLEKYFNQFRKNIVGIDQEFETPYGKMKINYGDWIASGRLYRPIECKITDEIGPYVGNTHTETSETGLRMTHAYHKSHQLIKQHVNAGPNDIIITAGFGMTAIINKFQRILGLKYCGKVAGKTCIAEREKPVVFVTHMEHHSNHTSWYETSADVVVVEPGDGLLIDTDNLRKALEQYKDRPFKIGSFTACSNVTGVRTPYHEMAKIMHEYGGVCFIDFAASAPYDEIDMHPEDPMEKLDAVMFSPHKFLGGPGSSGVIVFDASMYKNTVPDNPGGGTVDWTNRWGKYKYVDDIEAREDGGTPGFLQSIRTALCFDLKDQMGIENIRKREEELLDRAFKGLDAIKGLNILADNVRDRLGVISFFVEGIHYNLLVRLLNDKFGIQTRGGCACAGTYGHFLLEVSLEQSEEITDKINHGDLSEKPGWVRWSLHPTMTNEEVDIMIDALNDIVVNIKEYEKDYNYVNRTNTFWHKDEKDDQELLNKWFTLEHE; encoded by the coding sequence ATGGCAAGTCTGGAAAAATATTTTAACCAATTCAGGAAAAATATTGTTGGTATCGATCAGGAATTTGAAACTCCGTATGGTAAAATGAAAATCAATTATGGCGATTGGATTGCCAGTGGCCGTTTGTATCGCCCTATCGAGTGTAAAATTACGGATGAAATTGGGCCCTATGTTGGCAATACCCACACCGAAACCAGCGAAACCGGACTGCGAATGACGCACGCTTACCATAAATCGCATCAACTGATAAAACAACACGTTAATGCCGGACCAAACGATATTATTATTACTGCTGGTTTTGGAATGACTGCCATTATCAACAAGTTTCAACGTATTCTGGGTTTGAAATACTGCGGAAAAGTGGCGGGAAAAACCTGTATTGCCGAGCGTGAAAAACCGGTGGTTTTTGTTACGCACATGGAACACCACTCGAACCATACTTCGTGGTACGAAACCAGTGCCGATGTTGTTGTTGTTGAACCCGGCGACGGTTTATTGATCGACACTGACAACCTGCGAAAAGCTTTGGAGCAATACAAAGACCGTCCATTCAAGATTGGCTCGTTTACCGCTTGCTCGAATGTAACCGGTGTGCGGACGCCATATCACGAAATGGCAAAAATTATGCACGAATACGGTGGTGTTTGTTTTATCGATTTTGCAGCCTCGGCACCTTACGATGAGATAGATATGCATCCTGAAGATCCGATGGAAAAACTGGACGCAGTAATGTTCTCGCCGCATAAATTTTTGGGAGGCCCGGGTTCTTCAGGCGTAATTGTTTTTGATGCGAGCATGTATAAAAATACTGTTCCGGATAATCCCGGAGGCGGTACTGTTGACTGGACAAATCGTTGGGGAAAATATAAATATGTCGACGATATTGAAGCTCGTGAAGACGGTGGAACTCCCGGATTTCTGCAATCAATTCGTACGGCGCTTTGTTTCGATTTGAAAGACCAGATGGGCATTGAAAATATCCGTAAACGCGAAGAAGAATTGTTGGATCGTGCATTTAAAGGGCTCGACGCCATTAAAGGGCTGAATATTCTGGCAGATAATGTGCGCGACCGGTTAGGTGTAATTTCGTTCTTTGTTGAAGGAATTCATTACAATCTGCTGGTACGATTGCTAAACGATAAATTCGGTATTCAAACGCGTGGTGGTTGTGCCTGCGCCGGAACTTACGGACACTTTCTGTTGGAGGTTTCGCTGGAGCAATCGGAAGAAATTACCGATAAAATAAACCATGGCGATCTGTCGGAAAAACCGGGCTGGGTGCGTTGGTCGCTTCACCCGACAATGACCAACGAGGAAGTTGATATTATGATCGACGCCTTAAATGATATCGTTGTGAACATTAAGGAATACGAGAAAGATTATAACTACGTAAATCGCACAAACACGTTTTGGCATAAAGATGAGAAAGACGACCAGGAATTGTTGAACAAATGGTTTACGCTCGAACACGAATAA
- a CDS encoding patatin-like phospholipase family protein: MTKKYENGLVLSGGGTRGFAHLGVIAALDKLGIQPDVISGVSAGAIVGAFIAAGKSPEEIRDNFKRGWFFQYTKIHLPVDGLLKLDGLKEILEKEIAVKNIEDLKTPFFICVSNLNRGTVEYRNTGSLGDTVLASASIPVIFAPVKLGKYLYVDGGLMDNIPVAPIRQDCQRIIAANISPINPKAKMKNLIQIATRTVYMSVNQKLDEIKKQVDVYIEPRGIDEYDVFQRKHADELFDIGYKTTLKVLQ, translated from the coding sequence ATGACAAAGAAATACGAAAACGGTTTGGTTTTAAGTGGTGGCGGCACACGCGGCTTTGCCCATTTGGGTGTTATTGCCGCGCTCGACAAACTGGGTATTCAACCCGATGTAATTTCGGGTGTTAGTGCCGGTGCTATTGTTGGCGCTTTTATTGCCGCCGGAAAATCGCCCGAAGAGATTCGCGATAATTTTAAACGTGGCTGGTTTTTTCAATATACCAAAATTCATTTGCCGGTAGACGGTTTACTTAAGCTTGATGGATTAAAGGAAATACTGGAAAAGGAAATTGCCGTTAAAAACATTGAAGACCTTAAAACACCATTTTTTATTTGTGTTTCGAACCTGAATAGAGGAACTGTAGAGTATCGTAATACAGGAAGCCTTGGCGATACAGTGTTGGCCTCGGCATCAATTCCGGTGATTTTTGCCCCGGTTAAATTGGGAAAATATTTATATGTTGATGGCGGATTAATGGATAACATACCAGTTGCACCGATCAGGCAAGATTGCCAGCGCATTATTGCAGCAAACATAAGTCCCATTAATCCAAAAGCCAAAATGAAAAACCTGATTCAAATTGCCACACGCACAGTTTATATGAGTGTTAATCAGAAACTGGATGAAATAAAAAAACAGGTTGATGTTTATATTGAACCCAGGGGAATTGACGAGTATGACGTTTTTCAACGCAAACACGCAGATGAGTTATTCGATATCGGTTATAAAACCACTTTAAAAGTTCTGCAATAA